A single Pseudoalteromonas phenolica DNA region contains:
- the ompR gene encoding two-component system response regulator OmpR, translating to MGNETTKVLVVDDDMRLRSLLERYLVEQGFIVRAAANSEQMDRLLERENFHLMVLDLMLPGEDGLSICRRLRQKENEIPIVMLTAKGDEVDRIIGLELGADDYIPKPFNPRELLARIKAILRRRAKEVPGAPAAEENEVEFGIFKLNLATREMQKGDEVISLTSGEFAVLKALVSHPREPLSRDKLMNLARGRDYSALERSIDVQVSRLRRMIEEDAANPRYIQTVWGLGYVFVPDGEK from the coding sequence ATGGGAAATGAAACTACCAAGGTATTAGTTGTCGACGATGATATGCGTTTACGCAGTTTGTTAGAGCGCTATCTCGTCGAGCAAGGTTTTATTGTTCGTGCTGCGGCTAACAGTGAGCAAATGGACCGCTTACTGGAGCGCGAAAACTTCCATTTAATGGTGTTAGATTTAATGCTTCCTGGCGAAGACGGTCTGTCTATTTGCCGCCGCCTGCGTCAAAAGGAAAACGAAATCCCAATCGTCATGCTAACAGCTAAGGGTGATGAAGTTGACCGTATCATAGGGTTAGAGTTAGGGGCTGATGATTACATCCCGAAACCATTTAACCCAAGAGAGTTATTAGCGCGTATTAAGGCAATTTTACGTCGTCGTGCCAAAGAAGTGCCGGGTGCACCAGCTGCCGAAGAAAACGAAGTAGAGTTTGGTATTTTTAAACTGAACCTGGCGACCCGTGAAATGCAAAAGGGCGATGAAGTTATCTCGCTTACCAGTGGTGAATTTGCGGTATTGAAGGCTTTAGTGAGCCATCCAAGAGAGCCATTGAGCCGTGACAAATTAATGAACCTTGCACGTGGCCGTGATTACAGTGCCCTTGAGCGTAGTATTGACGTCCAAGTTTCGCGTTTACGCCGAATGATCGAAGAAGATGCAGCGAATCCTAGATACATTCAAACTGTTTGGGGTTTGGGTTATGTGTTTGTGCCAGACGGTGAAAAGTAG
- a CDS encoding putative metalloprotease CJM1_0395 family protein translates to MNIATPQPAINLNTSNVYTETARRDNQLREVIPKPAPSNASHTENKALNDGDKSRPHLSDDSGTYDSTGQLQQNKVIAEDEEQREQQSKGGSQEETSEQEQQNQEAEQQQIEELKARDREVRLHEQAHARVGGQYAGSPTYEYQRGPDGNNYAVGGQVMIDVAEVPNDPKATIDKMQTVRAAALAPAEPSGADRAIAADATQKMASAQADLAQQVISGDEEAESESGSVGTYETRRLSEEENSDNEIQTLERASLQSEADPYSVALPIEPDPEIQARALRISDFYQHVAVPNTNSNLSVSV, encoded by the coding sequence ATGAATATTGCAACGCCGCAGCCGGCGATTAACTTGAATACCTCCAACGTCTACACTGAAACGGCTAGGCGTGATAATCAGCTGCGCGAAGTAATACCCAAACCAGCACCGTCTAATGCCAGCCATACTGAAAATAAAGCATTAAATGATGGTGACAAGTCTCGTCCCCACCTTTCTGATGACAGCGGCACTTACGACAGTACTGGGCAGCTACAGCAAAATAAGGTCATTGCTGAAGATGAAGAGCAACGTGAGCAACAGAGCAAAGGTGGCTCTCAAGAAGAAACTTCAGAGCAAGAACAGCAGAATCAAGAGGCTGAGCAGCAGCAAATAGAAGAGCTGAAAGCTCGAGATAGAGAGGTGCGTTTGCATGAGCAGGCGCATGCTCGTGTTGGTGGGCAATATGCTGGCTCTCCAACGTATGAGTACCAACGAGGACCCGACGGTAATAACTATGCCGTTGGAGGTCAGGTAATGATTGATGTTGCTGAGGTACCCAACGATCCTAAAGCAACCATAGATAAAATGCAGACAGTGCGTGCTGCGGCGCTAGCACCGGCAGAACCGTCAGGTGCTGACAGAGCCATAGCTGCTGATGCAACTCAAAAAATGGCGTCTGCGCAAGCCGATTTAGCTCAGCAAGTTATAAGTGGCGACGAGGAAGCTGAGTCTGAAAGTGGATCAGTCGGCACATACGAAACACGAAGATTAAGTGAAGAAGAAAACTCCGACAATGAAATACAAACGTTAGAGCGTGCCTCATTACAAAGCGAAGCTGACCCTTATTCGGTTGCTTTACCTATAGAGCCTGATCCTGAAATTCAGGCTAGAGCATTGCGGATCAGTGATTTTTATCAGCACGTTGCTGTGCCTAATACCAATAGCAATTTATCCGTGTCAGTTTAA
- a CDS encoding ComF family protein: protein MSLLRYLADALFPSHCHLCQSHLSHDKGICQFCLSDFPFISLEQPNLLFQPDIARLFNLPHCHGLMACAWYQGDLKRWLSEFKFTKQSHYQTAINAVIATQLAHFKSTSTFSPDIYIILPLHKNRFIYRGFNQVAQTWLSHLPHTKVSTNTLIRINATKAQSDLNLKQRKQNVKRAFEVKQNLQGKKVAIIDDVITTGSTINAAAKACYTAGAEEIWAYATALTPLHSQSVTKK, encoded by the coding sequence ATGTCACTATTAAGGTATTTAGCGGATGCTTTATTTCCAAGCCATTGCCATCTGTGCCAAAGCCATCTTTCACATGACAAAGGGATCTGCCAGTTTTGTCTCTCAGACTTTCCTTTTATATCGCTGGAACAACCAAACTTACTATTCCAACCAGACATAGCTCGTTTATTTAATTTACCACATTGCCATGGATTAATGGCATGTGCTTGGTATCAAGGCGATCTAAAACGATGGCTGAGTGAATTTAAGTTCACCAAGCAGAGCCATTATCAAACGGCTATCAATGCTGTTATTGCAACTCAACTTGCTCACTTTAAAAGTACATCTACCTTCTCACCCGACATATACATCATTTTACCGCTTCATAAAAACCGCTTTATTTACCGGGGGTTTAACCAAGTCGCACAGACCTGGTTGAGCCATTTGCCTCACACCAAAGTAAGCACCAATACTTTAATTCGCATCAATGCCACTAAAGCGCAAAGTGATTTAAATCTTAAACAGCGAAAGCAAAATGTAAAACGTGCATTTGAAGTGAAGCAAAATTTACAAGGAAAGAAAGTGGCGATCATCGATGATGTGATCACCACAGGGTCGACTATCAACGCTGCTGCAAAAGCATGTTATACAGCAGGCGCTGAAGAAATATGGGCTTATGCCACAGCATTAACGCCCTTGCACAGCCAAAGTGTGACCAAAAAATAA
- the bioH gene encoding pimeloyl-ACP methyl ester esterase BioH, with protein MQNEIVLLHGWGMNRQVWQLLEKELKVAVEGQVKSLDLPGFGHAPMPEKPYSLASVAEQVAEQLADNTTLVGWSLGGLVALHIAKYYPQKVNKVVLIASTPFFAESDDWLGIKVEVLENFKAQLLENSAKTIERFLAIQAMGSEHAKQDVKQLRAWLLDAPEANPEALSLGLDILLNDDYREVFGTLNQPVYGLFGKLDSLVPRRSVTKMKALNSNFEVEILPKASHAPFISHREESLNFLKSVL; from the coding sequence ATGCAAAATGAAATCGTGTTGCTTCATGGTTGGGGTATGAACCGACAGGTTTGGCAGTTATTAGAGAAAGAGTTAAAAGTTGCAGTTGAAGGGCAGGTAAAAAGTTTGGATTTACCGGGCTTTGGGCATGCTCCAATGCCTGAAAAACCGTATTCTCTTGCCTCCGTTGCAGAGCAAGTTGCTGAACAACTTGCTGATAACACTACATTAGTAGGTTGGTCACTTGGAGGGCTGGTTGCGTTACACATTGCAAAGTATTATCCACAAAAGGTAAATAAAGTGGTGTTGATTGCCTCAACGCCGTTCTTTGCAGAATCCGATGATTGGTTAGGGATCAAGGTTGAGGTATTAGAAAACTTCAAGGCACAATTGCTTGAAAATAGTGCAAAGACCATAGAGCGATTTTTAGCGATACAAGCTATGGGTTCGGAGCATGCCAAGCAAGATGTTAAACAATTAAGAGCTTGGTTGTTAGATGCGCCAGAGGCCAACCCAGAAGCTTTGAGCTTAGGGCTCGACATTCTTTTAAATGATGATTATCGAGAAGTTTTTGGCACACTAAACCAGCCAGTTTACGGCTTATTTGGTAAATTGGACTCTTTGGTTCCTAGGCGTAGCGTTACTAAAATGAAGGCTTTAAATAGTAACTTCGAAGTTGAAATCTTACCTAAAGCGTCACACGCCCCTTTTATATCGCATAGGGAAGAAAGTTTAAATTTCCTAAAATCAGTACTTTAA
- the hemN gene encoding oxygen-independent coproporphyrinogen III oxidase has protein sequence MINLPTWDESLIKKYNVSGPRYTSYPTALSLESGYQQADLHTAVKQSKNQALSLYIHIPFCHQLCYYCGCNKIVTRHQSKADVYLDHLEKEVQSQSSVFAHYRVEQLHLGGGTPTFLTAKQMTRLINIVEAHFNFTEDAQRGIEIDPRSIADDMLVTLKDLGFNRVSFGIQDFNDEVQAAVNRPQCVEEVLALVKQARALGFKSINTDMIYGLPHQTPESFKQSIEQLIALSPDRVSVFNYAHLPDRFAAQRKLKEADMPSPQQKLEIFKNTLQQMTEAGYQFIGMDHFAKKDDELAVAQRNNELHRNFQGYTTHGNCDLLGLGVSSISQIGNAILQNQKELKAYYSDINEIGCATHKGMRLNNDDELRADVIKQLICHFELDIKAIETKYNIDFNDYFSEALDALKPLAEDELVTLSAQRIEVTSKGNLFIRIICMCFDAYLQQQIKNTRFSRVI, from the coding sequence GTGATTAATTTACCAACTTGGGATGAATCCCTAATCAAAAAATATAATGTGTCTGGACCAAGATATACCTCTTATCCAACTGCATTATCATTAGAAAGCGGTTATCAACAAGCTGATTTACATACCGCAGTGAAGCAGTCAAAAAACCAAGCATTATCGCTCTATATTCATATCCCATTTTGCCACCAGCTTTGTTATTACTGTGGTTGCAATAAAATCGTGACACGCCATCAGTCAAAAGCTGACGTCTATTTAGATCATCTAGAAAAAGAAGTACAGTCGCAGTCTTCTGTGTTTGCGCATTACCGTGTTGAGCAATTGCATTTAGGTGGCGGCACGCCAACGTTTTTAACTGCCAAGCAAATGACACGCCTGATTAATATTGTAGAAGCACACTTTAACTTCACCGAAGACGCGCAACGTGGTATTGAAATTGATCCACGCTCTATTGCTGACGACATGTTAGTCACTTTGAAAGACTTAGGCTTCAACCGGGTCTCGTTTGGTATTCAAGATTTCAATGATGAAGTACAAGCTGCGGTCAATCGACCGCAATGTGTTGAAGAAGTCTTAGCACTTGTAAAGCAAGCAAGAGCACTCGGGTTTAAGTCAATCAATACCGATATGATCTACGGCTTACCTCACCAAACCCCAGAAAGTTTTAAGCAAAGCATTGAACAACTAATAGCGCTGAGCCCAGACAGAGTGTCTGTGTTCAACTACGCTCACCTCCCAGATAGATTTGCCGCGCAACGCAAACTAAAAGAAGCGGACATGCCAAGTCCGCAGCAAAAGCTTGAGATCTTCAAAAATACGCTACAGCAAATGACTGAGGCTGGTTATCAGTTTATCGGTATGGACCATTTTGCTAAAAAAGACGACGAGCTTGCGGTTGCGCAAAGAAATAATGAACTTCACCGTAACTTCCAAGGCTATACAACCCATGGAAACTGCGATTTGTTAGGCTTAGGAGTTTCATCAATTTCACAAATTGGTAATGCAATTTTGCAAAACCAAAAAGAACTCAAAGCTTATTACTCAGACATTAACGAGATTGGCTGTGCTACTCATAAAGGGATGCGCCTGAATAACGATGATGAGCTCAGAGCCGATGTTATCAAACAACTGATTTGTCATTTTGAATTAGACATAAAGGCGATTGAGACTAAATATAATATCGACTTTAACGATTACTTTAGTGAAGCCCTAGACGCACTCAAACCACTGGCAGAAGATGAGCTTGTGACATTGTCTGCGCAGCGTATCGAAGTCACCAGCAAAGGTAACTTATTCATTCGTATCATCTGTATGTGCTTTGATGCGTATTTACAGCAACAAATTAAAAATACGCGATTCTCACGCGTTATTTAA
- the envZ gene encoding two-component system sensor histidine kinase EnvZ — translation MSFFPRSAFGQTVFFVGALLLINQIVSYITVTLYVFKPTFEQVNLMLAKQVKTVFIDWEKGVEINKATSDKFFEITGIEVMTQRQAYMNGLDKAKEYSLLSKSMSEQLNGSARVRISQGDPVVYWVEAPQAPGYWVRVPLTGFSETKLEFLIFYLSSIGFLSVLGGWWFARHLNRPLKALQTAAGRVGVGDFSTRLVERGSTEVVEVTQAFNKMSKGIAELENDRRLLMAGVSHDLRTPLTRIRLATEMMSDEEDYLKEGIIDDIEDMNAIIDQFIEYLRHHNSGEMHPDDVNNLVSEVVHAEQQHQREINLSAAESLPKVIMNTVALKRVVTNMIENAIRYSDEAIDVSTAYNPRKKVVIVTVKDRGPGIPEAELESVFEPFKQGDQARGSEGSGLGLAIIKRIVATHGGTVKLRNRQEGGLSAEVYLPALA, via the coding sequence ATGAGCTTTTTTCCGCGTAGCGCTTTTGGGCAAACGGTTTTCTTTGTTGGTGCTTTATTGCTGATAAACCAAATCGTTTCTTATATCACAGTGACATTGTATGTGTTCAAGCCAACCTTCGAGCAAGTTAATTTGATGTTGGCTAAGCAAGTCAAAACCGTTTTCATTGATTGGGAGAAAGGGGTTGAAATAAACAAAGCAACTTCAGATAAATTCTTTGAAATAACGGGCATTGAAGTCATGACTCAAAGACAAGCTTATATGAATGGTTTAGACAAAGCCAAAGAATATAGCTTGTTATCAAAGAGTATGTCTGAGCAGCTAAATGGCTCTGCAAGAGTGCGGATCAGCCAAGGCGACCCTGTTGTTTATTGGGTAGAAGCACCGCAAGCGCCCGGTTATTGGGTGAGGGTGCCACTGACTGGGTTTAGTGAAACAAAGTTGGAGTTTTTGATTTTCTACCTATCGAGTATAGGTTTCTTAAGTGTTTTAGGAGGCTGGTGGTTTGCTCGGCATCTTAACCGGCCGTTAAAAGCGTTACAAACTGCGGCAGGTCGAGTGGGCGTGGGAGATTTTTCTACCCGACTCGTCGAGCGAGGGTCAACAGAAGTCGTTGAAGTAACGCAAGCGTTCAACAAAATGTCGAAAGGTATTGCAGAGCTAGAGAATGACCGACGACTGTTAATGGCTGGTGTGTCTCATGACTTACGCACACCACTGACGCGTATTCGTTTAGCCACAGAAATGATGTCAGACGAAGAAGATTATTTAAAAGAAGGGATCATTGATGACATTGAAGATATGAATGCCATTATTGATCAGTTCATCGAGTATCTTCGTCATCACAATAGTGGTGAAATGCACCCTGATGATGTGAATAACTTGGTATCTGAGGTTGTGCATGCTGAGCAGCAACATCAGCGAGAAATCAACTTATCAGCTGCTGAGAGTTTACCAAAGGTCATCATGAATACGGTTGCGTTAAAACGCGTTGTCACCAATATGATAGAAAACGCCATTCGCTATTCTGATGAGGCCATTGATGTCAGTACTGCATACAACCCACGTAAGAAAGTGGTGATTGTCACAGTGAAAGACCGTGGACCGGGTATTCCTGAGGCTGAGCTTGAGAGTGTCTTTGAGCCTTTTAAACAAGGTGACCAAGCACGGGGCAGTGAAGGCAGTGGTTTAGGTTTGGCGATTATTAAACGCATTGTTGCGACTCATGGTGGCACGGTGAAGCTTCGTAATCGTCAAGAAGGTGGTTTAAGTGCTGAAGTCTATTTACCGGCTTTGGCCTAA
- a CDS encoding Tex family protein: MSNISARLAQELNAKEQQVIAATALLDEGATVPFIARYRKEVTGGLDDTQLRLLEQRLGYLRELEDRRRFILDTISEQGKLSDALAGDINSAQSKTELEDLYLPYKPKRRTKGQIAIEAGLEPLADALYSDAGLDPESEAAQFVNTEKGIDDVKAALDGAKFILIERFAEDAKLLAKLRKQIDTQGVIEALVIKGQEDAGAKYRDYFEHSEKLTKVPSHRALAMLRARNEGILQLTINPEPSSENPAQYCAQIIADHYQLNVSSATASAWLMSVVQWAWKVKLSLHLENEFLGTMREKAETQAIDVFAKNLKDLLMAAPAGPRVTMGIDPGLRTGCKVAVVDATGKLLTTNTIFPHAPQNHWDKSVRTLEQLCRQHKVELIAIGNGTASRETDKLAAELLANNKELNMSKIMVSEAGASVYSASEFAANEFPNLDVSLRGAVSIARRLQDPLAELVKIEPKSIGVGQYQHDVSQSQLGQSLISVVEDCVNSVGVDVNTASVPLLTRVSGLNKTLASNIVQFRDENGSFNNRTQLKKVARLGPKAFEQAAGFLRIVNGADPLDSSAVHPEAYPVVKQICTEKNIEVSDLIGNSEVLKQLEPAQFTNDKFGLPTVTDIIAELDKPGRDPRPEFKTAVFKAGVETIQDLKVGMILEGVVSNVANFGAFVDVGVHQDGLVHISAITNKFISDPREVVKAGDIVKVKVLEVDVARKRISFTMRLDDEVQQAAPQGKSTSSKPSQSKSTNKQTKGQRPKKEAGNAAMGNAFAEAFAKLKK; this comes from the coding sequence ATGAGCAACATCTCTGCACGTTTGGCACAAGAGCTAAATGCAAAAGAACAGCAAGTCATTGCTGCCACTGCACTTCTTGATGAGGGTGCCACAGTTCCATTTATTGCTCGTTACCGTAAAGAAGTAACTGGCGGCTTAGACGACACACAATTACGTCTTCTAGAGCAACGACTTGGTTATTTAAGAGAACTAGAAGATAGAAGACGCTTCATTCTTGATACTATTTCAGAGCAAGGAAAATTAAGTGACGCCCTTGCTGGCGATATCAACAGCGCGCAGAGTAAAACCGAGTTAGAAGATTTATATCTACCCTATAAGCCTAAGCGCCGTACGAAAGGTCAAATCGCCATTGAAGCGGGCTTAGAACCACTTGCAGATGCTCTTTATAGCGATGCTGGTTTAGACCCTGAAAGCGAAGCTGCTCAGTTTGTTAATACCGAAAAAGGTATTGATGATGTAAAAGCAGCACTAGATGGCGCTAAATTTATTTTAATTGAACGTTTCGCCGAAGATGCTAAATTACTAGCAAAACTTAGAAAACAAATTGACACACAAGGTGTGATCGAAGCTCTCGTGATTAAAGGTCAGGAAGATGCTGGCGCTAAATACCGCGACTACTTTGAGCATTCTGAGAAGCTAACGAAAGTGCCTTCACATCGTGCATTAGCTATGCTGCGCGCCCGCAACGAAGGCATATTACAATTAACCATAAACCCTGAGCCGAGCAGTGAAAACCCAGCGCAGTATTGTGCACAAATCATCGCAGATCATTATCAGTTAAATGTAAGTTCAGCAACAGCAAGTGCTTGGTTAATGTCAGTGGTACAATGGGCTTGGAAAGTAAAACTATCTCTGCACCTAGAAAATGAATTTTTAGGGACCATGCGTGAAAAAGCAGAGACACAAGCCATTGATGTATTTGCCAAGAACTTAAAAGATCTATTGATGGCAGCACCTGCTGGCCCTCGCGTGACTATGGGTATTGATCCTGGCTTGCGTACGGGCTGTAAAGTGGCTGTGGTTGATGCAACAGGTAAGCTCTTAACGACAAATACTATTTTCCCACATGCACCACAAAATCATTGGGACAAGTCTGTACGCACCTTAGAACAATTATGTCGACAGCATAAAGTTGAGTTAATTGCCATAGGCAACGGGACAGCTTCTAGAGAAACAGACAAACTTGCAGCTGAACTACTGGCTAACAACAAAGAGCTCAACATGAGCAAAATCATGGTCAGTGAAGCCGGAGCATCGGTTTATTCTGCCTCTGAGTTTGCCGCGAATGAATTCCCAAATTTAGATGTGTCGTTACGTGGTGCAGTTTCAATTGCTCGCCGATTACAAGACCCGCTTGCAGAGCTGGTAAAAATTGAGCCTAAATCAATTGGTGTGGGCCAATACCAACACGATGTTTCTCAAAGTCAGCTAGGTCAGTCACTGATCTCTGTGGTTGAAGACTGTGTAAACTCGGTGGGTGTTGATGTAAATACCGCGTCAGTGCCATTGCTTACACGCGTTTCGGGTTTAAACAAAACGCTGGCAAGCAATATTGTGCAGTTCAGAGATGAAAACGGTTCTTTCAATAACCGCACGCAATTGAAAAAGGTCGCGCGCTTAGGGCCAAAAGCCTTCGAACAAGCAGCCGGTTTCTTACGTATCGTGAATGGTGCTGATCCACTTGATAGCTCAGCGGTTCACCCTGAAGCGTACCCTGTGGTTAAACAGATCTGTACTGAAAAAAATATCGAAGTGAGCGACCTGATCGGTAATAGCGAAGTTTTAAAACAGCTCGAGCCTGCTCAATTCACGAATGACAAATTCGGTTTACCAACGGTTACCGACATCATTGCTGAACTAGACAAGCCGGGCCGTGACCCTCGCCCTGAATTTAAAACGGCGGTCTTCAAAGCCGGTGTCGAAACCATTCAAGACCTTAAAGTCGGCATGATTCTAGAAGGCGTGGTGTCGAATGTGGCTAACTTTGGCGCCTTTGTTGATGTCGGCGTACACCAAGATGGTCTTGTTCATATTTCTGCGATCACTAATAAATTTATTTCAGATCCGCGCGAAGTCGTAAAAGCGGGCGATATCGTAAAAGTGAAAGTGTTGGAGGTCGATGTGGCTAGAAAGCGCATTAGTTTTACTATGCGCCTAGATGATGAAGTACAACAAGCAGCGCCACAAGGTAAGTCTACTTCAAGCAAACCTTCGCAAAGTAAATCAACTAACAAGCAAACTAAAGGACAGCGCCCTAAAAAAGAGGCTGGTAATGCTGCAATGGGTAATGCCTTTGCAGAAGCTTTTGCTAAACTGAAAAAATAA
- the greB gene encoding transcription elongation factor GreB has translation MKTNLITPEGYNQLQKEHDHLWYEKRPEITKIVNWAASLGDRSENADYTFNKRLLRQIDRRVRYLRKRLPDLKIVQYDPQQAGKVYFGAWVEIENEQEEIKRFRIVGPDEIYDRKDYISIDAPMARALLGKEVDDEFVVRTPEGEKLWYVNTIEYLK, from the coding sequence ATGAAAACTAACTTAATTACCCCTGAGGGTTATAACCAACTGCAAAAAGAGCATGACCATCTCTGGTATGAAAAACGCCCTGAAATCACAAAAATTGTGAATTGGGCAGCCAGCTTAGGTGATCGCTCTGAAAATGCAGATTACACCTTTAATAAGCGCTTATTGCGGCAAATAGACCGCAGGGTACGCTATTTAAGAAAACGTTTGCCCGATTTAAAGATTGTTCAATATGATCCCCAACAAGCCGGCAAAGTATACTTTGGTGCTTGGGTTGAAATTGAAAATGAACAAGAAGAAATAAAACGTTTCAGAATTGTCGGTCCAGATGAAATTTATGACCGAAAAGACTATATTTCTATTGACGCACCAATGGCACGAGCACTATTAGGTAAGGAAGTCGACGACGAGTTTGTCGTGCGCACACCAGAGGGAGAAAAGCTCTGGTATGTAAATACTATCGAATACCTTAAATAA